The Vibrio astriarenae genome contains a region encoding:
- the dprA gene encoding DNA-processing protein DprA, with translation MKEQELAAWLALSLTPRLRAKTFEKIVSLDAPKQWLSRSVSELQSVGFTAAQIDYLKHHSEAKVNALLQWKASNDHHNIVTQQDEAYPPLLKQVSNPPRVLFVSGRLSALSTTQIAMVGSRHATIDGLNLARQFAKQLAENQLTITSGLALGIDGYAHQGALDAGGCTVAALGSGLDCLYPAKHRALAEQIVSTGALVSEFPPDTPPKRENFPRRNRIISGLSTGVLVVEAAEKSGSLITARYAAEQGRDVFAIPGSIHLPTYRGNNQLIKNGACLVQTVDDILCEIDTLVRWTQQAVAPSLLDPHENLPADTQQELPFPELFANVGLEPTPIDILVSRTHIPIQELMNQLLELELLGVVTSVPGGYVRLGGGKR, from the coding sequence ATGAAAGAGCAAGAACTAGCGGCTTGGCTAGCCCTTTCATTGACCCCAAGGTTGCGGGCAAAAACGTTTGAAAAGATAGTCAGTCTTGATGCGCCAAAACAGTGGCTATCAAGGTCAGTTTCTGAGTTGCAGTCCGTGGGCTTTACTGCGGCGCAGATAGATTATTTAAAACACCACAGCGAAGCGAAAGTAAACGCTTTGCTGCAGTGGAAAGCGTCGAATGACCATCACAATATTGTGACGCAGCAAGATGAGGCCTATCCGCCACTACTCAAACAGGTTTCAAATCCACCGAGAGTATTGTTTGTTAGTGGCCGTCTGTCCGCTTTGTCGACAACACAGATTGCCATGGTAGGCAGTCGACACGCAACGATTGATGGGTTGAATCTGGCGAGGCAATTCGCCAAGCAGTTGGCAGAGAACCAATTGACCATTACCAGTGGTTTAGCATTAGGTATCGACGGCTATGCCCATCAAGGCGCGCTTGATGCTGGAGGCTGCACTGTTGCCGCTCTTGGGTCTGGGTTGGATTGCCTCTATCCAGCGAAACATCGTGCGCTCGCAGAGCAAATTGTCTCAACGGGTGCACTCGTCTCAGAATTTCCCCCCGACACGCCTCCAAAAAGAGAGAACTTTCCTCGTCGCAACCGTATTATTAGTGGCCTATCTACCGGAGTATTAGTGGTTGAAGCGGCGGAAAAAAGTGGCTCTTTGATCACTGCTCGATATGCGGCAGAGCAAGGTAGAGATGTCTTCGCCATACCTGGCTCTATTCATCTTCCTACCTATAGGGGTAACAACCAACTGATAAAAAACGGTGCCTGCTTGGTGCAAACGGTGGATGACATTTTGTGTGAAATTGACACTCTAGTGCGTTGGACTCAGCAAGCGGTGGCGCCATCGTTGCTTGATCCACATGAAAACTTGCCCGCAGATACACAACAAGAATTGCCATTTCCTGAACTGTTCGCTAACGTAGGATTAGAACCGACGCCTATTGATATTTTGGTGAGTCGGACCCATATACCAATACAAGAATTAATGAATCAACTTCTTGAGCTCGAGCTGCTTGGTGTGGTGACTTCCGTCCCCGGTGGTTACGTTCGTTTAGGGGGAGGCAAACGATGA
- a CDS encoding DUF494 family protein: protein MMMDILMYLFETYVHSDAELQVDQDELEDELLRAGFQDKDIYKALQWLEELALLQQTDEHAAIASGDIRSTRIYTNKEADRLNLECRGFLLFLEQVGVMKPDIREMVIDRVMGLETNEFELEDLKWIVLMVLFNVPGNENAYTLMEELLYSKEQGILH, encoded by the coding sequence ATGATGATGGACATTTTGATGTACTTGTTCGAAACCTATGTCCATAGTGATGCAGAGTTGCAAGTCGACCAGGACGAACTGGAAGATGAGCTACTCAGAGCGGGTTTTCAAGATAAAGACATCTATAAAGCGCTGCAATGGTTAGAAGAACTCGCCTTGCTGCAACAAACGGATGAACACGCGGCTATTGCCTCAGGTGATATACGTTCGACTCGCATTTATACCAATAAAGAAGCCGATCGCTTGAACCTAGAGTGTCGAGGCTTTTTACTGTTTCTAGAGCAAGTTGGTGTCATGAAACCAGACATACGCGAGATGGTGATCGATCGCGTTATGGGTCTAGAAACCAATGAGTTTGAACTGGAAGACTTGAAGTGGATTGTCTTGATGGTTCTGTTTAATGTTCCAGGGAATGAGAACGCTTATACGCTAATGGAAGAGCTTTTGTATTCAAAAGAGCAGGGTATTCTCCACTAG
- a CDS encoding DNA topoisomerase family protein produces the protein MSSKIDSQLFSAHEHALEHEACPKCQESGRSGELELRNGKHGAFLGCNQYPQCDYIRPLHQNDGHIVKHLGVACPKCEHELVLRQGRYGMFIGCSDFPNCHHIESLTAPQDEQEPEQIACPECHKGHLVERKTRHGKSFHACDAYPKCRFAVNFTPVAGRCEKCGFSLLVEKKRAAGNVLLCADKKCQHQQ, from the coding sequence ATGAGCAGTAAAATCGACAGCCAATTATTCTCCGCCCACGAACATGCACTAGAGCATGAGGCGTGCCCCAAATGCCAAGAGAGCGGTCGCTCAGGTGAGCTTGAGCTGCGTAATGGTAAGCACGGTGCGTTCTTGGGCTGCAATCAGTATCCTCAATGTGACTATATTCGCCCGCTACACCAAAATGATGGGCATATAGTGAAACATTTAGGGGTGGCATGCCCTAAATGCGAACATGAGTTGGTGCTGCGTCAAGGCCGTTACGGGATGTTTATTGGTTGTAGTGATTTTCCTAACTGCCACCATATAGAATCCCTCACAGCGCCGCAGGATGAGCAAGAGCCAGAGCAGATTGCTTGCCCTGAATGCCACAAAGGGCATTTAGTTGAGCGTAAGACCCGCCATGGTAAATCTTTTCATGCTTGTGATGCCTACCCGAAATGTCGCTTTGCTGTGAATTTTACGCCGGTGGCAGGTCGTTGTGAAAAGTGTGGTTTTAGTTTGCTGGTGGAAAAGAAACGTGCAGCTGGCAACGTTCTGTTGTGCGCTGATAAAAAGTGTCAGCATCAGCAATAA
- a CDS encoding 5-(carboxyamino)imidazole ribonucleotide synthase, giving the protein MQVLVLGAGQLARMMSLAGAPLNINISAFDVGSENIVHPLTQAVLGHGLENAIEQADVITAEFEHIPHHILDVCEQSGKFLPTTDAIKAGGDRRIEKALLDNAGVKNAKYAVISSREDFTKAIEHVGMPMVLKSALGGYDGKGQWRLKSADQVEAIWAEMEACIAATSTQAIVAEEFVPFNREVSLVGARGKDGQVEVYPLAENVHTDGVLSLSTAIEDAGLQEQAKAMFTAVANSLDYVGVLALEFFDVDGQLLVNEIAPRVHNSGHWTQQGAVTCQFENHLRAVCGLPLGSTKLIRKTSMINILGEDSLPTSLFAMEGCHIHWYGKDKRPGRKMGHINVCADSNEELVTKLVALARELDKEAYPAVHAFAAQH; this is encoded by the coding sequence ATGCAAGTGCTTGTACTCGGAGCTGGCCAACTTGCACGCATGATGTCGCTTGCAGGTGCGCCACTCAATATCAATATCAGTGCATTCGATGTCGGTAGTGAAAACATCGTTCACCCTCTAACTCAAGCTGTACTAGGCCATGGCTTAGAAAATGCGATTGAGCAAGCGGATGTGATCACTGCAGAGTTTGAGCATATTCCACATCATATTCTTGATGTCTGCGAACAGAGTGGCAAGTTCCTACCGACCACCGATGCAATTAAAGCAGGCGGTGATCGCCGCATAGAGAAAGCACTGTTAGATAACGCCGGCGTAAAAAATGCCAAATACGCGGTCATTAGCAGTCGCGAAGACTTCACCAAAGCGATTGAACACGTTGGCATGCCAATGGTACTGAAAAGTGCGCTTGGTGGTTACGATGGTAAAGGTCAATGGCGTTTGAAATCTGCAGACCAAGTAGAAGCAATCTGGGCAGAGATGGAAGCGTGCATTGCTGCGACCAGCACTCAAGCAATCGTCGCTGAAGAGTTTGTTCCCTTCAACCGTGAAGTCTCTCTTGTTGGCGCTCGCGGCAAAGATGGACAAGTGGAGGTCTACCCACTGGCTGAAAACGTCCACACCGATGGTGTTCTCTCTCTGTCGACAGCAATCGAAGATGCCGGACTACAAGAGCAGGCAAAAGCGATGTTCACTGCCGTTGCGAATAGTCTAGATTACGTTGGTGTTCTGGCACTCGAGTTTTTTGATGTCGATGGACAACTGCTGGTGAATGAGATCGCACCACGTGTACACAACTCAGGTCACTGGACTCAACAAGGTGCTGTAACTTGCCAATTTGAAAATCATCTTCGCGCAGTGTGCGGCCTGCCACTTGGCAGCACCAAACTGATTCGCAAAACGTCGATGATTAACATCCTTGGTGAAGACTCCCTACCAACCTCTCTATTTGCAATGGAAGGCTGTCATATTCACTGGTACGGCAAAGACAAGCGCCCTGGCCGCAAAATGGGTCATATTAATGTTTGTGCCGACAGCAATGAAGAGCTCGTGACTAAGTTAGTCGCACTGGCGAGAGAGCTGGATAAAGAGGCTTACCCTGCAGTGCATGCGTTTGCCGCTCAGCACTAA
- the purE gene encoding 5-(carboxyamino)imidazole ribonucleotide mutase has translation MKVGIIMGSKSDWPTMKLAAEMLDQFGVPYETKVVSAHRTPQLLADYANSAKERGIKVIIAGAGGAAHLPGMAAAFTSVPVLGVPVQSRALKGMDSLLSIVQMPKGIAVGTLAIGEAGAANAGILAAQIIGTHDEEVMAKVEAFRTEQTETVLANPNPAED, from the coding sequence ATGAAAGTCGGCATCATCATGGGTTCAAAATCAGACTGGCCAACAATGAAATTAGCAGCAGAGATGCTGGATCAGTTTGGCGTACCTTACGAAACCAAAGTGGTTTCAGCTCACCGTACTCCTCAACTACTGGCTGACTACGCGAACAGTGCTAAGGAGCGTGGTATCAAAGTTATCATCGCTGGTGCTGGCGGTGCGGCGCACCTTCCAGGTATGGCAGCAGCATTTACTAGCGTTCCTGTGCTAGGTGTTCCTGTTCAGTCTCGTGCTCTTAAAGGCATGGACTCTCTACTGTCTATCGTGCAAATGCCAAAAGGTATCGCTGTTGGTACTTTGGCGATTGGTGAAGCAGGCGCGGCAAATGCCGGCATTCTTGCGGCTCAAATCATCGGTACGCATGACGAAGAAGTGATGGCAAAAGTGGAAGCATTCCGCACTGAGCAGACTGAAACTGTTCTGGCAAACCCAAACCCTGCTGAGGATTAA
- a CDS encoding L-threonylcarbamoyladenylate synthase produces the protein MDNLTLAIEALQQGEVIAYPTEGVFGVGCDPDNAEAIQKLLNVKQRPVEKGLILIAAEFSQLQDYIELSQLTDQQLDAMKASWPGPVTWVVPASNKVTDWVSGQFDSVAVRVTDHPLVQELCLAFGKPITSTSANLTGQPACKTYDQVKEQLGDTGVTLVKGETGGRDNPSEIRDVKTGQVFRQG, from the coding sequence GTGGATAATTTAACATTGGCGATCGAAGCCTTGCAGCAGGGAGAGGTCATCGCTTATCCAACCGAGGGAGTGTTTGGTGTTGGTTGTGATCCAGATAATGCAGAAGCGATTCAAAAACTACTTAATGTAAAGCAGCGCCCAGTAGAGAAGGGCTTAATACTGATTGCGGCTGAGTTTTCGCAATTGCAGGACTATATCGAACTGTCACAGCTTACCGATCAGCAGCTAGATGCGATGAAAGCGAGTTGGCCTGGACCAGTTACCTGGGTTGTGCCTGCAAGTAATAAAGTAACAGACTGGGTATCTGGACAATTTGACTCTGTTGCTGTGCGTGTTACTGATCATCCGTTGGTGCAAGAGCTTTGTCTCGCATTTGGCAAACCGATCACCTCGACGAGTGCCAATTTGACAGGGCAGCCTGCTTGTAAGACCTATGATCAAGTTAAAGAACAGTTGGGAGATACCGGTGTGACTTTGGTAAAAGGTGAAACTGGAGGTCGAGATAACCCAAGTGAGATTCGCGACGTCAAGACCGGGCAGGTTTTCCGTCAAGGATAA